CAATCACCCACTAATTTCACTCAAATGAGACCTATCAGCCTTTGTAATGTCTCTAACAAGATCATCTCTAAAATCTGGACTATGAGGATGGCCCCCTTATTACCAAAGCTGATTTCTGATAACCAAGCAGGCTTTGTCAAAGGTAGACTCATCACTGAAAATGTCCTTCTTGCACAAGAGATCATACATGGCATGAAGGAGAGCAATGATGGAGGTAATTTGGTCATCAAGTTGGACATGTCTAAAGCTTATGACAGATTATCCTGGGAATTTTTGTATAATGTTCTAAGGAGGATGGGTTTTTTCTGAATGGGTTATTGGAGGGATTCACAGGCTAGTATCCAACAATTGGTTCTATCATTATCAATGGGACTAGATTTGGATTCTTCAACTCTTTCAGATGATTGAAACAGGGAGATCCTTTGTCaccaactcttttcatcattgcTGCTGAAGTGCTGTCTACAGGATTAAACCTGCTTAATCAGAATCCCAACTTCAATGGCTTCTCTATGAGCAAGAGTGGACCTCAGATTAATCACCTTTGCTATGCTAATGAACTGATTCTATTTAGCTTTGGAGAAAGGAAATCAGTCAACCTATTGATGAAAGTTCTGAGGGAATACCAAGAAGCCTCAGGTCAAGAGATCAACAAAGATAAGACTAACTTCTATACCTATGGCATCCAGAGTAGAAGAAACATCAGAAGGCTACACAAATGGACAGGTTACAAACATGCTAAGCTTCCATTCACATATCTGGGATGTCTTATAGATACAGGAAGGAAAACATGCAATCTCTTCTCAGATCTAGCTACAAAGGTACTCAACAAAGCAGGAGGGTGGCAAGGTAACATGCTTTTAGTTGGAGGGAAAACAGTTATACTTGAACATATGCTGCAATCCCAAACACTGTATTTAATGGCTGTCTTAGTCCCACTAATGACTATCATGAAGCAAATAGAAATGTACTTTTCCAACTTTTTCTGGGGAAAGAAAGATGATAAGAACAAGTATCACTGGAGCTCTTCGGAGAAGATGTCCTACCCTTATGAGGAGGGTGGTGTTGGATTCAAAAGGCTCAGTGACATATGCAAAGCTTTTGCCACCAAGAAATGGTGGAGATTTAGAAATAATGATAATTTATGGGCCAGATTCTTAAAGGCTAAGTATTGTCCTAGATCAAATCCTATTTCCAAAAAGAAAAACTCCAAAGTCTCTAATGCTTGGAAAACAATGCTGAATACAAGAGCAGAAGCTGAAAAGTATATAATTTGGAGAATTGCTGAAGGAAAGGTCTTGTTCTGGTGGGATACATGGACTGCATTTAGTCCTCTAAACCAGCTGGTCAATCAAAATCTGAAGCTGGGCAACAACAAGGTAAATGAGTACATGGTGGATGGAGCTTGGGACCAAACAAAACTCGCTGAAGTTCTGCTTTAACAAGTGACATATGCAATCACACAACAAAGCATAAATACCAACAGCAAGGACAAAAACATATGGACTCTCACCAATGATGGAAATTTCTCTACTGCCTCAGCCTTCAAACGACTGAGACAAAAGAGGGATATAATGACTCAATACAAAGAAATTTGGAGTAAAGGTTtgccttttaaaatttctttCTTCATGTTGAGAGTTACTAAAAAGAATATTCCTTTTGGTGACACTCTTACCGGGTTTGGAATCCAACCAGACACCAGATGTACATGCTGCAGAGTGGACAAACAAGAAACTTTGAACCATGTATTTGCTAGAAGTGAATTGGCAAACAGAATCTGGAAAATTGCTGAAGATCCATTGGGAATCAAATGCAGACACCAAAATGTGTTCACAGTTCTAAATCACTAGTGGACCAGGAAACCAGCCAATGCTGTGCATAAAGCCCTTCTCATATCTCCTAGTATTGTGTGCTGGGAGATATGGAAAGCTAGATGTGCCAAAAAATATGAACAGAAAAATACAACCAATGCCAGAATCAGACAAAAGCTTCTTTTTCAAGTCAAGGTTACACTAGGCAAAGTCTTTAGCATAATGGATCAGGAGTGGTCATGGGAAGTTGTCTGTGACATGGCCTTGAACTACAGACCCAGAATTATCAGCAAGATGGTCCAATGGAAATGCCCAGAACATTCCTCATACATTCTGAATACATTCGGGAGCTGCTCTTCTTCCTTAGCCAAAGCAGGAGCAGGTGGAGTAATTAGGAAAAGAAGTGGAGAAATGGCAATGGCCTTTGCTAAACCACTTCAATTCTTGACTAACAACTCTAGTGAAATTCAAGCAGCTCTCTATGGTTTAAAATGGTGCGGAATGGCTAATATTACTAACCTAACCTTACAACTAGATTCTCTTTTTGTTGTTCAGATGATCATGGAGAAATGCAAAGTACCATGGAACTACCAGAGGCTCTTAGAAGAGATTAAAACAATTCTTCATCAAAGAAATATCAAGGTGGTTCATTGCTTTAGAGAAGCAAACATGGTAGTAGATGAAATGTCCAAACATGCTAACAACCTAGATCAAGAAAGTTTCATATACCAAGAAAGGGAGCTACCAGCAGCTATTTTGGGAGCACTCAGAATGGATCAAATGGGACTACCTTCTTTTAGGATCAAGCCTGCTAAACATACAGGATGGTTCTTTGAACATCCTTAGATGAATAAGTTCCCATGGATCAGACTGGGGCTTAACCACTTCTCTGAATGATGGGAACAACTTTTTGGTGCCCGATCATGTATGTAGTAGCTGATAGTCAGTCAAAGGTTCTTTTGATAGTATGTAGGTTGCTATATACATGTCTGTCTTAGTACAAGTTTCCTGGTATTAGGATAGAAGAGGTAAGGTTAATGCTCCCCTCCTTGCTCTTTTTGTAATCATATGGTTATATAATAAAAAAGGTAGGGGCCTATGCCAAATCCCCCACACCACAGACGTAAAATCTGGGTGATTGGATTAAAGGGGAAAAAAAGTCTCTtttaccaatagtttacattTTATAACAACAAGTCTTAGAAATTATTGATCAAACTTCAAACCAATCATTATTATACCCCCtttcccttgaaatatagactaacagtcgagcgttacacttagtaagtatatttcttcattgtattctctgtgggattcgatcccaaccttgttgggttctatatttgacaacgactgCTTACTCCTAATTTTAAAGGTGTAATGTGGGCGTATCagtaagtttagatctaatttaaTAAAAcgtggatgtaacaagtagttaACATcgtggttgactttaattgaaatattgaattgcttcgatttagctaagtattaggaTGGAGTAACGATCAACAGCTTTTACTTAAATtcaatccttaaaaaaaaaaaattaatgtaacaagtagtcaatagactcaatactatggttgactttaattaaaACATTGAGTTGtctcaattagttaagtattggatagaattgagtaacaattagcaagtttagatcttatccaatcaatttaaacaaaataGTGGATGTaataagtagtcaacactatagTTGACTTTAATTGCAACATTAAATTATCTCAATTTAATTAAGCATCAAATAGGATTGAGTATCATTTAGCAAgtcttgatttaattcaatcatttttttaaTAATCAATGTAACAAGTAGTGTCCCTTCAGGGACATTCGATAAAATTGAAACGATACAAAGAGAAGTaacaattagtcaacactatgattgactttGATTGAAAAATTGAATTATCCCAATTTAGCCAAGCATTCGACATGATTAAGTAAAAGTTTTGCTAAGTGCTGATTcaattcaatcaattttttttaaaaaagaagtgGATGTAATAAGTACTCAATACTATGATTGAAATATTGAATTATTTCAATTTAGTTAAGTATTAGATAAATTGAGTACCAATTAGCAAGTTTTGATtcaatttcattattttttttaaaaaattgacgTAACAAGTAATCAGCACTATGGTTGACTCTAATTGAAATATTAGATTATCTCAAATTAGCTAACAATTAGCtatgattgagtaacaattaacaaCTTTTAATTTAATTCAATAAGTAGTCGACATTgtgattgactttaattgaaatattgaattatctcaatttagttAAGCATTAGACATGATTGGATGGAATAAATATTTTGTGATAGTTgattaattcaatcaatttaaaagTGAATGTAACAATtatagttgactttaattgaaacattgaattatctcaatttagctaagtattagatagaattgagtaacaattaacaagttttgatttacttcaatcaattttcttttgaaaaaaaaaacaacggatgtaacaagtagtcaacactatgattgactttGAATAGGAGGTTTAATTAGCAAAATTTTAGATAAGTATTAAATAAGATTGAGGAACAAttagcaagttttgatttaattcaattaatttaaaaaatgacATAAAATGGATGAAACAAGCCGTCAACACTATGATTGATtgtaattgaaacattgaattacttcaatttagctaaatattatataggattgagtaaaAAGTTTCACTAAGTTTTGATTcaattcaatcaatttttttttttgtgcgacAATGAAATTTCATCAAAAGATTAGGCAACTTTTGTATGTAATTTAGTTTTTC
Above is a genomic segment from Lycium barbarum isolate Lr01 chromosome 12, ASM1917538v2, whole genome shotgun sequence containing:
- the LOC132624283 gene encoding uncharacterized protein LOC132624283, giving the protein MAPLLPKLISDNQAGFVKGRLITENVLLAQEIIHGMKESNDGGNLVIKLDMSKAYDRLSWEFLYNGDPLSPTLFIIAAEVLSTGLNLLNQNPNFNGFSMSKSGPQINHLCYANELILFSFGERKSVNLLMKVLREYQEASGQEINKDKTNFYTYGIQSRRNIRRLHKWTGYKHAKLPFTYLGCLIDTGRKTCNLFSDLATKVLNKAGGWQGNMLLVGGKTVILEHMLQSQTLYLMAVLVPLMTIMKQIEMYFSNFFWGKKDDKNKYHWSSSEKMSYPYEEGGVGFKRLSDICKAFATKKWWRFRNNDNLWARFLKAKYCPRSNPISKKKNSKVSNAWKTMLNTRAEAEKYIIWRIAEGKVLFWWDTWTAFSPLNQLVNQNLKLGNNKVNEYMVDGAWDQTKLAEVLL